Proteins encoded by one window of Candidatus Neomarinimicrobiota bacterium:
- a CDS encoding PD40 domain-containing protein has protein sequence MLRIIIVLFCSLLLINCERNPVNGDNNDDSNTQNEERILFIRNVKKKLSQICTMKPDGSHIKVISQTEVNLHNIGYIQARWSPDKSKVVVVGGPESSPDIFPLWLIDMSGNFCRKIATDGFMSVWESNGEYIIFAHRRGYFSETFDIYRININTGEESVILWAETGTSGPNSGYIYQLLDIFPGEDNKILLNEYYTYRDTTSGEQIREDSELLIYDYLTEAKTYLTNNDLNEGWARISNDGNFIIYHLNDGLYLMDKFGENIEEVIANTNKKQQFLHLCWSPDGKKVLASILDSSIENNRFYDIYAIDLNTKAFLNLTNTAKDSISNYVMDWK, from the coding sequence ATGTTGCGTATTATAATAGTTTTATTTTGTTCTTTACTTTTAATCAATTGTGAAAGAAACCCTGTTAATGGTGACAATAATGATGATTCGAATACCCAAAATGAAGAGCGGATTTTATTTATCAGGAATGTTAAAAAAAAACTAAGTCAAATATGCACCATGAAGCCTGATGGTTCACACATAAAGGTTATTTCACAAACAGAAGTTAATTTACATAACATTGGTTATATCCAAGCCAGATGGTCACCCGATAAATCAAAGGTTGTAGTTGTTGGTGGCCCTGAAAGTTCTCCTGATATTTTCCCATTATGGCTTATTGATATGAGTGGGAATTTTTGTCGAAAGATTGCAACTGATGGATTTATGTCTGTATGGGAATCAAATGGAGAATATATAATTTTTGCCCACAGGAGAGGATATTTTTCTGAGACGTTCGATATATATCGAATTAATATTAACACAGGGGAAGAATCAGTCATATTGTGGGCCGAAACAGGGACTTCAGGGCCAAACTCTGGCTACATATATCAGTTGTTGGACATTTTTCCTGGAGAGGATAACAAAATTTTATTAAACGAATATTATACATATCGTGATACAACCAGTGGTGAACAAATAAGAGAAGATTCTGAACTGCTCATTTATGATTATTTAACTGAAGCAAAAACATATCTCACGAATAATGATCTGAATGAAGGTTGGGCACGAATATCAAATGATGGTAATTTTATAATATATCATCTTAATGATGGACTATATTTGATGGATAAATTTGGTGAAAATATTGAAGAAGTGATAGCAAATACTAATAAAAAACAACAATTTTTGCATCTATGTTGGTCTCCGGATGGAAAAAAGGTTTTAGCTTCAATTTTAGATAGTTCTATTGAAAATAACAGGTTTTATGATATCTATGCAATTGATCTTAATACAAAAGCATTTCTAAACTTAACAAATACAGCTAAAGATTCAATTTCTAACTATGTTATGGACTGGAAATAA
- a CDS encoding PD40 domain-containing protein: MIKRSILLAGVLLLSAAIIKPRKQGIIMKKALFVFGLIVLILSCEKNPVDNNEPTSPEEERILFIRNVKGKLSQICTMKPDGSGIKVIAHHDYSDDVYYPQGYMFARWSPDKSKIVVQGGPDSTLEYCPLWLMDMGGNLMYRLIWNGNIPIWTSDGENVIYSRRRGYFSLTNDIYKININTLNEETLLFAETGPPGSNSGYIYQLLDILPDDNTKLILNEYYSYQDSTGKQTKTDDELLIYDFLNNTKQYLTDNDLEEGRAKISPDGSLIAYSTCNVGSPSNNLFLMRSNGDSLRQLTFGSTDVYLFFNWSPNGRKIACSKSDQSKGYNPYSDIFIIDIQTGVVNRLTNTAQDSISNAVMDWK; the protein is encoded by the coding sequence ATGATTAAGAGATCCATTTTGTTAGCAGGAGTGTTACTTTTAAGTGCAGCTATAATTAAACCAAGAAAACAAGGGATTATCATGAAAAAAGCACTATTTGTTTTCGGTCTGATAGTTTTAATATTGAGTTGTGAAAAAAATCCAGTGGATAATAACGAACCAACATCCCCTGAAGAAGAGCGGATTTTATTTATCAGGAATGTTAAAGGAAAACTAAGTCAAATATGCACCATGAAACCGGATGGGTCTGGTATAAAAGTTATCGCACATCATGATTATAGTGATGACGTATATTATCCCCAAGGGTACATGTTTGCTCGATGGTCACCGGATAAATCAAAAATTGTGGTGCAGGGAGGCCCAGATAGCACACTAGAATATTGCCCTCTGTGGCTGATGGATATGGGAGGCAATCTAATGTATCGATTGATATGGAATGGTAACATACCAATTTGGACTTCAGATGGTGAAAATGTTATTTATTCAAGAAGAAGAGGATATTTTTCTCTTACGAATGATATTTACAAGATAAATATTAATACTTTAAATGAAGAAACATTACTATTTGCAGAGACAGGGCCACCCGGTAGTAATTCAGGATATATTTATCAACTTTTAGATATACTTCCTGATGATAATACAAAATTAATTTTAAATGAGTATTATTCTTATCAGGACTCAACTGGCAAACAAACAAAAACTGATGATGAGCTACTTATCTATGATTTTTTAAACAATACCAAACAATATCTCACAGATAATGATTTAGAAGAAGGTCGGGCTAAAATATCTCCAGATGGAAGCTTAATTGCGTATTCAACATGCAATGTTGGTTCTCCTTCAAATAATTTATTTTTAATGAGATCAAACGGAGATAGTCTCCGACAACTAACTTTTGGTTCTACAGATGTTTATCTATTTTTCAACTGGTCACCTAATGGGAGAAAAATAGCTTGCTCAAAATCCGATCAGTCAAAAGGTTATAATCCTTATAGCGATATTTTTATCATAGATATTCAGACAGGGGTTGTTAATAGATTAACGAATACAGCCCAGGATAGCATCAGTAATGCGGTAATGGACTGGAAATAA